One segment of Panthera leo isolate Ple1 chromosome A3, P.leo_Ple1_pat1.1, whole genome shotgun sequence DNA contains the following:
- the FAM98A gene encoding protein FAM98A produces the protein MECDLMETDILESLEDLGYKGPLLEDGALSQAVCAGASSPEFTKLCAWLVSELRVFCKLEENVQATNSPSEAEEFQLEVSGLLGEMNCPYLSLTSGDVTKRLLVQKNCLLLLTYLISELEAARMLCVNTPPKKAQEGGGSEVFQELKGICIALGMSKPPANITMFQFFSGIEKKLKETLAKVPPNHVGKPLLKKPMGPAHWEKIEAINQAVANEYEVRRKLLIKRLDVTVQSFGWSDRAKSQTEKLAKVYQPKRSVLSPKSTISVAHLLAARQDLSKILRTSSGSIREKTACAINKVLMGRVPDRGGRPNEIEPPPPEMPPWQKRQDGPQQQAGGRGGGRGGYEHSSYGGRGGHEQGGGRGGRGGYDHGSRGGGRGNKHQGGWTDGGSGGGGGGYQDGGYRDSGFQPGGYHGGGHSGSYQGGGYGGFQTSTYTGSGYQGGGYQQDNRYQDGGHHSDRGSGRGGRGGRGGRGGRGGQGGGWGGRGSQNYHQGGQFEQHFQHGGYQYNHSGFGQGRHYTS, from the exons ATGGAGTGTGACCTCATGGAGACTGACATCTTGGAGTCGTTGGAAGATCTGGG TTACAAGGGTCCATTGTTGGAAGATGGCGCTCTGTCTCAGGCAGTCTGTGCTGGAGCCAGTTCCCCTGAGTTTACCAAACTCTGTGCTTGGCTGGTGTCTGAATTAAGAGTGTTCTGTAAACTAGAGGAAAATGTGCAAGCAACTAACA gcCCGAGTGAAGCTGAAGAATTCCAGCTTGAGGTGAGTGGGCTACTAGGGGAGATGAACTGTCCGTATCTTTCACTGACATCTGGGGATGTGACCAAGCGCCTTCTCGTTCAGAAGAACTGCCTCCTTTTGCTCA CATACCTCATCTCAGAACTAGAAGCTGCCAGAATGCTCTGTGTGAATACTCCTCCAAAAAAAGCTCAAGAAGGAGGCGGTAGTGAGGTCTTTCAAGAGTTGAAAGGCATATGTATTGCTCTAGGAATGTCCAAACCTCCAGCCAATATAACTATGTTCCAATTCTTCAGCGGgattgaaaaaaaa TTAAAGGAGACCTTAGCAAAAGTTCCACCTAAccatgtgggaaagcctttattgAAGAAGCCAATGGGACCAGCCCACTGG gaaaagaTAGAAGCAATTAACCAAGCCGTAGCCAATGAATATGAAGTTCGGAGAAAGCTGCTAATAAAACGTTTGGATGTCACTGTCCAGTCTTTTGGCTGGTCTGACAGAGCTAAG AGTCAGACAGAAAAATTAGCAAAGGTTTACCAGCCAAAACGCTCAGTCTTATCTCCTAAAAGTACTATTTCTGTCGCCCACCTTCTGGCTGCAAGACAGGACTTGTCGAAGATTTTAAGGACAAGCAGTGGCTCTATAAGAGAAAAGACTGCCTGTGCCATCAATAAG GTGTTGATGGGCAGGGTGCCTGACAGAGGAGGTAGACCCAACGAAATTGAACCTCCACCTCCAGAGATGCCACCATGGCAGAAAAGGCAAGATGGCCCCCAGCAGCAAGCAGGAGGccgaggaggagggagaggtggttATGAACATTCCTCATATGGAGGACGAGGAGGTCATGaacaaggaggagggagaggtggacGTGGTGGCTATGACCATGGTAGCCgcgggggaggaagaggaaataagcATCAAGGAGGCTGGACGGatggagggagtggaggaggaggaggtggctaCCAAGATGGTGGTTATCGAGATTCAGGTTTCCAGCCAGGTGGCTATCATGGTGGTGGCCACAGTGGTAGTTATCAAGGCGGTGGTTATGGTGGCTTCCAAACATCTACATATACAGGAAGTGGTTACCAGGGTGGTGGATACCAGCAGGACAATAGATACCAAGATGGTGGGCATCATAGTGATCGAGGCAGTGGTCGTGGAGGGAGAGGTGGTCGTGGAGGCCGGGGTGGACgtggaggccagggaggaggttggggaggaagggggagccaGAATTATCACCAAGGGGGACAGTTTGAACAGCACTTCCAGCATGGAGGTTATCAGTATAATCATTCTGGTTTTGGACAGGGAAGACATTATACTAGTTGA